The following are encoded in a window of Castanea sativa cultivar Marrone di Chiusa Pesio chromosome 5, ASM4071231v1 genomic DNA:
- the LOC142633623 gene encoding heat stress transcription factor B-2a-like has translation MATNVMELNLLGTSQSPRARCPAPFLSKTYDLLGGVADDEDDDDDDKRNIVSWNAEGTGFVVWSPAEFSEFMLPKYFKHNNFSSFIRQLNTYGFKKTSSKRWEFKHEKFQKGCRNLLVEITRKKCEPSIFPAYLKASEENTMSMTAMEENNNHQLLLEEENKNLRREKLELQTQIAQFKALEIKLLDYLAQCMGNNQNKVRRLC, from the exons atggcaaCAAATGTAATGGAGCTAAACCTGCTGGGCACAAGCCAGTCTCCAAGGGCACGATGCCCGGCTCCATTTTTATCGAAGACATATGATTTGCTAGGAGGAGTTGcggatgatgaagatgatgatgatgatgacaagAGAAATATAGTATCGTGGAATGCTGAGGGAACTGGATTTGTAGTATGGTCTCCTGCTGAGTTTTCAGAATTCATGCTGCCTAAATATTTCAAGCACAACAACTTCTCTAGCTTCATTCGCCAACTCAATACATAT GGATTCAAGAAAACATCATCCAAAAGATGGGAATTCAAGCACGAGAAGTTCCAGAAGGGGTGTAGAAATTTGCTAGTAGAGATCACCAGGAAGAAGTGCGAGCCAAGTATCTTTCCAGCATACCTAAAGGCTTCTGAAGAGAACACCATGTCCATGACTGCCATGGAGGAAAACAATAATCATCAGCTACTCCTGGAAGAGGAGAACAAGAACCTAAGGAGAGAGAAGTTGGAATTGCAGACTCAAATAGCACAGTTCAAGGCACTAGAAATTAAGTTGTTGGATTACCTAGCTCAATGCATGGGAAACAACCAGAATAAAGTTAGGAGGCTATG